The Oscillospiraceae bacterium genome contains a region encoding:
- a CDS encoding N-acylmannosamine kinase, with the protein MKKYSIGVDIGGTKCAVLLGKGSIPAQADDGFILEKKSFFTQPEKGLQYTLDRLYAAVDALLLERKVDADQVTGIGISCGGPLDHEQGIVLNPPNLYGWDSVPIVDLLQERYGIPARLQNDANACALAEWRFGAARGCRNVIFLTFGTGMGAGLILDGRLYNGVSNMAGEVGHIRLEPNGPVGYGKAGSFEGFCSGGGLIQLARSIAVEKLQQGQPPLFCPDFAALNSLNAKNVAEAAEKGDPVAAEVYRVCGENLGKGLAVLVDLLNPEIIVIGSIFARSRELLWPHARAVLRREALMRSLEACRVVPSALGEHLGDYAALSVAFAQ; encoded by the coding sequence ATGAAGAAATATTCGATAGGTGTGGACATCGGCGGAACCAAGTGCGCCGTGCTGTTGGGAAAAGGAAGCATCCCGGCCCAGGCGGACGACGGGTTCATTTTAGAGAAAAAGAGCTTTTTTACCCAGCCTGAAAAGGGACTGCAGTACACGCTGGACCGTTTGTACGCAGCGGTGGACGCCCTGCTGCTTGAAAGAAAGGTCGACGCCGATCAGGTAACGGGCATCGGCATAAGCTGCGGCGGCCCCCTGGACCATGAACAGGGCATTGTGCTCAACCCGCCCAATTTATACGGCTGGGACAGCGTGCCGATCGTGGACCTGCTGCAGGAGCGCTACGGCATCCCGGCCCGCCTGCAAAACGACGCGAACGCGTGCGCGCTGGCAGAATGGCGTTTCGGCGCGGCGCGCGGCTGCCGGAATGTGATATTTCTTACGTTCGGCACGGGCATGGGGGCCGGCCTGATCCTGGACGGCCGGCTGTACAACGGCGTCAGCAACATGGCGGGCGAGGTGGGGCATATCCGCCTGGAGCCCAATGGCCCGGTGGGGTACGGAAAGGCCGGGTCCTTTGAGGGCTTTTGCAGCGGGGGCGGGCTGATACAGCTGGCGCGGAGCATCGCGGTCGAAAAGCTGCAGCAGGGGCAGCCCCCCTTGTTCTGCCCGGATTTTGCAGCGCTGAACAGCCTGAACGCAAAAAATGTGGCGGAGGCTGCCGAGAAGGGCGACCCTGTTGCAGCCGAGGTTTACCGTGTCTGCGGTGAAAATTTGGGCAAAGGCCTTGCGGTGCTCGTGGATCTGCTCAACCCGGAGATCATCGTGATCGGCAGCATCTTTGCGCGCAGCCGCGAGCTGCTTTGGCCCCATGCGCGGGCGGTGCTGCGGCGCGAAGCGCTTATGCGCAGCCTGGAGGCATGCCGCGTTGTGCCGTCGGCGCTGGGCGAGCATCTGGGGGATTATGCGGCGCTCTCGGTAGCGTTTGCGCAATAA
- the gmhA gene encoding phosphoheptose isomerase, translated as MEPAENVLAGLLQRYPRLAPQREQILQAADLVVQCFEQGGLVLACGNGGSASDADHIVGELMKGFLSARPLPQKEKERFGQDEAGIRLRERLQGAIPAVSLVSHGALLSAFSNDVDPQLVYAQQVYGYGSRRKALVMALSTSGNSANVVNAVRAARALGLPSIAVTGETGGELARLCTVCLRMPSRDTYRIQEYTLPVYHAICAMAEARCFAAAGA; from the coding sequence ATGGAACCTGCCGAAAATGTTTTGGCCGGTCTGCTGCAGCGGTATCCCAGGCTGGCGCCGCAGCGCGAACAGATCCTGCAGGCGGCGGATCTGGTGGTGCAATGCTTTGAGCAGGGAGGCCTGGTTCTTGCCTGCGGCAATGGGGGAAGCGCTTCGGACGCGGATCATATCGTGGGGGAGCTCATGAAGGGCTTTTTGAGCGCACGCCCATTACCGCAAAAGGAAAAGGAGCGGTTTGGACAGGATGAAGCCGGGATTCGGCTGCGCGAGCGCTTACAAGGGGCGATCCCGGCTGTTTCCCTGGTAAGCCACGGCGCGCTGCTTTCCGCTTTTTCAAACGACGTGGACCCGCAGCTTGTTTACGCGCAGCAGGTGTATGGATACGGAAGCCGCAGAAAAGCCCTGGTGATGGCGCTCAGCACATCGGGAAATTCGGCCAATGTGGTTAACGCGGTGCGCGCAGCGCGCGCGCTAGGCCTTCCGAGCATTGCCGTTACGGGGGAAACAGGGGGCGAGCTGGCACGGCTGTGCACCGTATGCCTGCGCATGCCATCGCGCGATACTTACCGCATTCAGGAATACACGCTGCCGGTTTACCATGCGATCTGTGCCATGGCCGAAGCCCGCTGTTTTGCGGCGGCCGGAGCGTAA
- a CDS encoding aldolase, with translation MDLQEIKFQICDVCHKMWQLGWVAANDGNVSARLGDGTFLATPTGMSKSFITPEKLLHIDAQGNVLEAGEGLRPSSEIKMHLRCYEKREDVWSVIHAHPPGATGFAVAHRSMDMYNMIEDVAAIGSVPLTPYGTPSTSEVPDAIEPYLEEHDVVLLENHGALALGSDVLTAFYRMESLELWAKITINAILLGGSYDISRENIDRLIGLRSFYRVTGRHPGYKKYPRRECGVPTDT, from the coding sequence ATGGACCTGCAGGAGATAAAATTTCAGATCTGCGATGTGTGCCACAAAATGTGGCAGCTGGGCTGGGTGGCGGCCAACGACGGCAATGTGAGCGCAAGGCTGGGGGACGGCACGTTCCTGGCAACGCCCACGGGTATGAGCAAAAGCTTTATCACGCCTGAAAAGCTGCTGCACATTGACGCGCAGGGCAATGTGCTGGAGGCCGGCGAGGGGCTGCGCCCGTCCAGTGAGATCAAAATGCACCTGCGCTGCTATGAAAAACGGGAGGATGTGTGGAGCGTGATCCACGCGCACCCGCCCGGCGCCACGGGTTTTGCCGTTGCGCACCGCAGCATGGATATGTACAACATGATCGAGGATGTGGCGGCCATTGGCAGCGTGCCGCTGACGCCTTACGGAACCCCCAGCACCAGCGAGGTGCCGGACGCCATTGAACCCTACCTGGAAGAGCACGATGTGGTGCTGCTGGAAAACCACGGCGCGCTGGCCCTGGGCAGCGATGTGTTGACGGCCTTTTACCGAATGGAAAGCCTGGAGCTTTGGGCCAAGATTACCATCAACGCCATCCTTCTGGGCGGCAGTTATGACATCAGCCGGGAAAATATCGACAGGCTGATCGGCCTGCGCAGCTTTTACCGCGTGACCGGCCGCCACCCCGGCTACAAAAAATATCCGCGCCGGGAGTGCGGCGTGCCCACAGATACGTGA
- a CDS encoding L-fuculose kinase, translating into MSKKTTVLAFDIGASSGRAIEAMYDGAAISYREVHRFENRPRQADGHLRWDFAALMDEVRVGLEKAQKFDSVGVDTWGVDFGLLDAAGHLLEDPVHYRDARTGGMVERAMRVMDAEKLYAGTGTQILAMNTLFQLLALKKQQPRLLRRADKLLFMPDLFAHALCGSTTCERSAASTGQLLTLPAGKWNAQILEAFGLPKRLFLPTVPSGTVVGALECGAKVVAVAGHDTQCAVAALPTQARNIAFLSCGTWSLLGCELDAPVLTAESMQLGLSNELGANGRVNYLKNIVGLWLIQESRRAWRRKGQEYSYAELERLALASTPLRCFIDPDAPLFTPPGDIPARVKEYCAATHQYVPQTVGEVMRCIYESLALKYRFALDQLRAATGKRFETLHILGGGTKDTLLCRMAAGATGLHVVAGPVEATALGNILIQLTALGALEDLGAGRALVAQTQQLAEYPPQGMAEWDEAYERFCPLLARCDPCR; encoded by the coding sequence ATGAGCAAAAAAACGACCGTTCTGGCCTTTGACATCGGCGCTTCCAGCGGGCGTGCCATCGAAGCGATGTACGACGGCGCGGCGATCTCCTACAGGGAAGTGCACCGCTTTGAGAACCGCCCCAGACAAGCGGACGGCCACCTGCGCTGGGATTTTGCCGCGCTGATGGACGAGGTGCGGGTGGGGTTGGAGAAGGCCCAGAAATTTGACAGCGTGGGGGTTGACACCTGGGGGGTGGACTTTGGCCTGTTGGATGCAGCCGGGCATCTGCTGGAGGATCCGGTGCATTACCGAGACGCGCGCACCGGCGGCATGGTGGAGCGGGCAATGCGGGTGATGGACGCGGAGAAACTTTATGCGGGAACAGGCACACAGATCCTGGCGATGAACACACTGTTCCAGCTCCTGGCGCTGAAAAAGCAGCAGCCGAGGCTGTTGAGGCGGGCGGATAAGCTGCTGTTTATGCCGGATCTATTTGCCCACGCGCTGTGCGGCAGCACAACATGTGAACGCAGCGCTGCCTCTACGGGGCAGCTGCTGACGCTGCCGGCGGGGAAATGGAATGCACAGATATTGGAGGCCTTTGGTTTGCCGAAGCGGCTGTTTTTACCCACTGTGCCCAGCGGCACGGTGGTGGGGGCGCTTGAATGCGGTGCAAAGGTGGTGGCTGTGGCGGGTCACGACACCCAATGCGCGGTGGCAGCCCTGCCCACACAGGCGCGGAATATTGCCTTTCTTTCCTGCGGGACATGGAGCCTGCTGGGCTGTGAGCTGGATGCGCCGGTTCTCACAGCGGAAAGCATGCAGCTGGGGCTTTCCAATGAACTGGGAGCGAACGGCCGGGTGAACTATCTTAAAAATATCGTGGGCCTGTGGCTCATCCAGGAAAGCCGCCGGGCATGGCGGCGGAAGGGGCAGGAATATTCCTATGCGGAACTGGAGCGCCTTGCACTTGCATCCACGCCGCTGCGCTGCTTCATCGACCCGGACGCCCCGCTGTTCACGCCGCCGGGGGATATCCCCGCACGCGTGAAGGAGTATTGCGCGGCAACGCACCAATACGTACCGCAAACCGTGGGCGAGGTAATGCGCTGCATTTACGAGAGCCTGGCGCTGAAGTACCGCTTTGCGCTGGATCAGCTCAGGGCCGCCACGGGCAAACGCTTTGAGACACTGCACATTCTGGGCGGCGGCACAAAGGACACCCTTTTATGCCGTATGGCGGCGGGGGCCACGGGGCTGCACGTGGTGGCGGGGCCGGTGGAAGCCACGGCGCTGGGGAATATCCTGATTCAGCTCACAGCATTGGGCGCGCTGGAAGATCTTGGCGCAGGGCGCGCGCTTGTGGCCCAAACACAGCAGCTGGCGGAGTATCCGCCCCAGGGCATGGCTGAGTGGGATGAGGCCTACGAACGTTTTTGCCCCTTGTTGGCACGCTGTGACCCTTGCCGGTAA
- a CDS encoding MATE family efflux transporter: MAKQIDLLQGSITKSLTALALPIMGSQLIQMAYNLIDMLWIGRVGAGAVAAVGAAGMFMWLSNGLVILARIGGQVLVAQSIGAGDMKKAGRYAAAALQLGGALAVGFTLLLTLGAAPLIGFFNLNSPAVVAQARAYLIIVGAGMFFSFINQVLVAVINATGDSRTPFFAMGCGLGLNLVLDPMLIFGAGPFPRWGVAGAAAATVLAQVVVFGVLVRYAAREQRLFPHVQLRRLAAKEELQAIVRISGPSAVMNVLFPLISMVIARMVAGWGDNAVAVQKVGSQIESISWMTADGFAAAVNSFIGQNYGAGNLQRARKGFKVSFALMTVWGVLCTCLLVFCAAPIFRLFIPEAQVLPMGVDYLVILGFSELFMCWEILVEGAYAGFGHTLPASVLSTVFTALRIPAALVLSATALGLSGIWWSISISSICKGMILTVMFVVFLNKMTRRQEM, from the coding sequence ATGGCAAAACAGATAGACCTGCTGCAGGGCAGCATTACAAAATCGCTCACGGCGCTGGCCCTGCCCATCATGGGCTCCCAGTTGATCCAGATGGCGTACAACCTGATCGATATGCTTTGGATTGGCAGGGTGGGGGCGGGCGCCGTGGCCGCTGTGGGGGCCGCGGGCATGTTCATGTGGCTTTCCAACGGGCTGGTGATCCTGGCCCGCATCGGCGGGCAGGTGCTGGTGGCCCAGAGCATCGGCGCGGGGGATATGAAAAAGGCCGGCCGTTACGCCGCGGCCGCCTTGCAGCTGGGCGGCGCGCTGGCGGTGGGCTTCACCCTGCTGCTCACGCTGGGGGCTGCACCGCTGATCGGCTTTTTCAACCTGAACAGCCCGGCCGTGGTGGCCCAGGCCCGCGCTTACCTGATCATTGTGGGGGCCGGGATGTTCTTTTCCTTTATCAACCAAGTGCTGGTGGCGGTGATCAATGCCACAGGCGACAGCCGGACCCCCTTTTTTGCCATGGGCTGCGGCCTGGGGCTGAACCTTGTGCTGGACCCCATGCTGATCTTTGGAGCGGGGCCGTTTCCCCGGTGGGGCGTGGCGGGCGCGGCGGCGGCCACCGTGCTGGCACAGGTGGTGGTGTTTGGGGTGCTGGTGCGCTATGCGGCGCGGGAGCAGCGCCTGTTTCCGCATGTGCAGCTGCGCCGGCTCGCTGCAAAAGAGGAACTGCAGGCCATTGTGCGCATCAGCGGGCCCTCGGCGGTGATGAACGTTTTGTTCCCGCTGATCTCCATGGTGATCGCCCGCATGGTGGCGGGCTGGGGCGACAACGCGGTGGCGGTGCAGAAGGTGGGCAGCCAGATCGAGTCGATCAGCTGGATGACCGCCGACGGTTTTGCGGCCGCGGTGAACAGCTTTATCGGCCAGAATTACGGGGCAGGCAACCTGCAGCGGGCCCGAAAGGGTTTTAAGGTTTCTTTTGCGCTGATGACGGTATGGGGCGTTTTGTGCACCTGCCTGCTGGTGTTTTGCGCAGCCCCCATTTTCCGCCTGTTCATCCCGGAGGCGCAGGTACTGCCCATGGGGGTGGATTACCTGGTGATCCTGGGCTTTTCGGAGCTGTTCATGTGCTGGGAGATCCTGGTGGAGGGGGCGTATGCGGGCTTTGGGCATACCCTGCCTGCCAGTGTGCTGAGCACGGTGTTCACCGCGCTGCGCATCCCGGCGGCGCTGGTGCTCAGTGCAACGGCGCTTGGGCTTTCGGGTATTTGGTGGAGCATTTCCATCTCCAGCATCTGCAAAGGGATGATCCTGACGGTGATGTTTGTGGTGTTTTTGAATAAAATGACCCGGCGCCAGGAAATGTGA
- a CDS encoding IclR family transcriptional regulator, whose translation MPMPTEHHATSRVLDVLDLLASADEQGYTLTEIAARIGSPKSSLFPILRTLCSRRFLVCDAATNRYTIGLGAYAVGCAFLYSQTLLDHLHTEMRTVALACGETCQLGVRDKRDVLYIAKEDSSQPIQLISHVGKRLPLYATALGKALLLDASPAELEALYPTSEGLVALTSHTIVNRDQLFRQLDEMRAQGYATEYGEGDDNICCLAVPLRQSGRTMAALSVSMPTFRNVEGKEALVHGKLLEARQNIETLLLQPDMAAEFKRLLAQY comes from the coding sequence ATGCCAATGCCCACCGAACATCATGCCACCAGCCGTGTGCTGGACGTACTGGACTTGCTGGCCTCAGCCGATGAACAGGGCTATACTTTGACCGAGATCGCCGCCCGCATCGGTTCTCCAAAAAGCAGCCTCTTTCCAATCCTGCGCACTTTGTGCAGCCGCCGCTTTCTGGTGTGCGACGCCGCCACCAACCGCTATACCATCGGGCTTGGCGCTTATGCCGTGGGCTGCGCCTTTTTGTACAGCCAGACCCTGCTGGATCATCTGCACACCGAGATGCGCACCGTTGCACTTGCCTGCGGCGAAACCTGCCAGCTGGGGGTGCGGGATAAGAGGGATGTGCTGTACATCGCCAAGGAAGATTCTTCCCAGCCGATCCAGCTCATCAGCCATGTGGGCAAGCGCCTGCCTCTCTACGCCACCGCCTTGGGCAAGGCGCTGCTCCTGGATGCTTCTCCCGCCGAACTGGAAGCGCTGTACCCCACATCGGAAGGCTTGGTGGCGCTCACCAGCCACACCATTGTAAACCGCGATCAGCTTTTCCGCCAATTGGACGAGATGCGCGCTCAGGGCTACGCCACAGAGTACGGCGAGGGCGACGACAACATCTGCTGCCTGGCCGTTCCCTTGCGCCAGAGCGGCCGCACCATGGCCGCCCTGAGTGTAAGTATGCCCACCTTTCGCAATGTGGAGGGCAAGGAGGCCCTGGTGCACGGCAAACTGCTGGAAGCGCGGCAGAACATCGAAACTCTGCTGCTGCAGCCAGACATGGCTGCAGAGTTCAAACGGCTGCTTGCCCAGTATTGA